The nucleotide sequence TTGTCTGCCGGTGAGTGAGAGATGCGATGGGGTAACCTCCATGCTGATAGAAAGTGATTTGCCTAGAATTGTTCATGAAATTCTAAAATGAAGTTACTATGACTCATAGGAGAAGAGTAGAGGAATTATTGACGTTTGGCATTGACATGGGGTAGAGGAAGTGTCATTACATGGGAAAACTATAGAATGAACTGATCCACTTGACTACACTTAAATCTGATCACTCAGGGAGAGTCATTGAACCTTTACAACTAGCCATGGGGATGACCTGCTTAATTAACTTTGTGAAGATGGGTTCAATAGGCAAGGGGTTTCTAATGGGGAGAGGCATTAATTTTGGTTGcctattaattttctcattgataATTTCTGAATAATGCAGTGTTTTATGTCTAGATGTTTAATGCCTGTTACTAAAAGCTGCACAAGTAGAATGATCCCTGTTGCTCTCTTGAGTTTCtgatattctattttctttggaGTGGAAAACCATGGGCTTTCTGCTAAGGGGTTTTCTTTGCTTTACACTTGACGCtctgtacattttttttttccctctcttgaTGGATTCTTTGTCCTTCCTTTTGTACAAGCCCTAACTTTTTGTAAGGTGCTGATTAACCTTGATGGGAAATGCTTCTGATTTGGAAGTTGGCGTTGTGGTTAACCTTGATAGAAATAGATGGTAGCCCAAAAACTGTGCAAGCGAAGGCCTAGGGACCTTGATTCtaaagcttcatgattcatataacaatttttaagattGTCCCGAGACCACTTGGGAGGTTTTCTAACTGCTTATGTGTTTGTTTAAGTCTTATTTGGTCTCTTAGTTTCTGTCTTTTGGGTTTCTTTGGATGTAATTTATTGCATTGAAATATGGATCCACAAGTGAACTTCCCATGACTACACATGAGATGCAAGGGCTTAACAAATACCATGTAAAGTTGAGACACACACATGGAAATCAAGTAGCCCAAACTCTTCTGAAGGGGGGCTATTTTGCTCATATCATATTGCTTCTCCAACATTCTTTGACAAATATTggtccaaaattttgaaataattcttTTGATGCATACACATGGTTGACACCAGTCAGACATGTGGAAATATGGCTCTTCTGTttcaatataatgaaaaaaagcATAATTTCACAACAAAATATTATAGGACATGAGTAAAATGAGGATACTACCAGATACACAAGAAACTACCAGATCTACAGAAATATATGCTTATAAAGTCAGTCAACTCAACAAAGCCtcaattatttttcctttcagctCTATCTTGAACCATATCCTTTGATGATATCCTTGTTGGATGTGTGTGTTTCCACTCAGCTCAATCTTGAACTGTAGCCTTTATTACATCCTTAATGTATTGTGTGTATTCATGGTTAAAGAAAGTGGTAGTGATAGTTGGGGAATCTCTGGCATTGATGATGAACTGGTGGCAGTAGTAGGGGAGTCTTTGGAATTGATTTGGTTTATGCCAGAGTGTAACAGAAGGATTTCTGAAGGGAGGGTCTCTGCTTCTGGGGAGGTCCTTCATAGTTGGAACTGTGCTATTGGGGATTTTGCTTATGAAAGGGAGTAAAGGTTTGTGGAtagcaaatattttattttattttgatagataaaaattaaTGCAAGGGAATAGCACATATTATGTGTATATGAATTTTCAATAGGCtaatataaatcatataaaaagGGGCATGGATGACCCTAGAACATGAGATGCTAATGAGGAAATAACCATAACCGGAAGCTTAGGCAATTCTTAACTCTCAATATATAGAAGAGGGACAAACAGCCCGCCCCTATATCTGGTACCACAAAAATAAAGACTTAAGGCACAACATTTCTGGTCTAACAAAAGGAAGAGTTCGGGATGCACTGTTCTTATTTACACCCATTGGATGCTTACATTTTTTAGGGGTGAGCTTAATTTGGATGTGAATTTTTCTTAGCAGGAAATTGAATATTGATGCCTTTTCAGTTTGAAATCCTAGGAAAATCGGTGTAAGAGCCTATATAGACTTGAAGAGGGCAAAGGATATATTGCCTGCCTTTGCCAGGCCAGGAATTTGGGTGCAGGTCTTTAGAAGTTGAGGTTCTTGTACTCATCTGGGGTTCTTACATCAACTTAAGCTGGGTGGCTAACCAGATAATTGGTTGATCTGCATCTAATGCAAGAATAAGATAACAAATGTTCATAAGGGCAGGATCAAGCTTTTATAAATGCAGGGATCAAAAGGCTTCTGCTGTTCAAGTTGTAGATAGGATCTAACAACTATTGTAGTGTTCAATCAACTTATAACGCACTTCACTGCAGCTGGAATCACCACCAGTAGAGGAATCTGATAACTTCTTCAAACTCCTTCGAGATGCCAGTGACACAATCTGGGGCAAACCTTCCAATCTCATTTGAGATCCTGTTTCTCACATATTTACACAATCACTGTCATTGTTTCTCACATATTTACACAATCACTGTCATTACTATTTCCtgatattttttacttaattctgtTCAATGGAGTGATGCTGGCTTTATGTGACTTTACACATGCACTGTGTTTTAGGATGCTTAATCTTAACAATTATATATGACATCTAGTTTAGCCTTGTCTGCTCCTATGGCTTTAGCTGAAAGCCCTTCTGCATGCTAATGCTATTTGGTTTCGACAAGCGGTTGCTTATGCGGTACCTTACATGTTAGTTATGGTTGTATCATACTTGAAGATAAACATAATGTCTGTGGATAGTAAAATAAGAAATGCTTCCTTGTCATGCTTAAGATACTTGCTCTTTTCTATGCTAAACTTTGCTAAATCCTTGCTTGAggtgagtattttttttattggtataTCTCTAAGTCATGCGTCCTTTGAAAACAGGTTATTTCTTCTTGGTTTGGATAAATATGGGAAAGGTGATTGGCGAAGTATATCTCGGAACTTTGTGGTGACAAGAACACCTACACAAGTGGCAAGTCATGCACAAAAGTACTTCATCCGCTTAAATTCAATGAACAAAGATAGGAGGAGGTCAAGCATCCATGATATCACCAGTGTTGGCAATGGAGATATTTCTGCGCCCCAAGGACCAATCACTGGCCAAACAAATGGTTCTGCTTCAGGAGCTTCCTCCGGAAAATCAACTAAACCAACCCCTCAACCCCCAGCCGGGCCGCCGCCGGGGGTTGGCATGTATGGTTCTACAACTATAGGGCAACCAATAGGAGGACCCCTTGTTTCAGCAGTTGGAACACCAGTGAATCTTTCTGCTCCACCACACATGGCATATGGTGTCCGAGCCCCAGTCCCAGGAGCAGTGGTTCCTGGTGCGCCAATGAACATGGGTCCTATGACATACCCAATGCCACATACATCTGCTCATAGGTAATATGCTGTTGAACTTGCAAAATGTACAAAGGACAGGAGACTATATGACTCATGCTCGTGTTCGGTTAATGGGTTCTTTTCGACTTGAGCCAGAATAAGATTTTGCTTATTTGCAAGCACAAGTAGCCTAATGCCAATGTCATTTGTCAATTGTCTCATCAATTTTAAAGTAGCCCTATGGAGAAGAACTAAATGCATCAATATTATTTACTAGGGAGGAAAATGTGTCATTATTTATGGTAGACTAGAATTCTAGTTTCTTCCTCAAACATTTTGTCACAGTTAGTAATCTTCTTATTAGAGAGATTGCAGGGGTAGTTAAAAAAACATGGCTTCTCTGTGGCAGAATTTGTATAGAACCCTCAATATTTTGCTATCTTTAGTGGCAAATTTGGCACATATTGTGCCAAGCAATGAAATACATTTGATTGAATAATCTCATCTGATTGCTTTATCTGTTGGTCTGTTTCTCGGAATATTGCTGCATTACCCTGTTCATAAATATCTTTGTTTTCTTGAGTTTGAATTCTTGATCTTGTTGTTTGTTGTTAAAGAAACCCAGATGCATTTGTTTGGAACGAGCCTAGTCTTCCTTGGTAGCTGCTGCTGCTCTCTGCCCCATCAACTTTGGGGTCGTCTTCTTGCCTGACTTCGCTTCTTCCTCCTTCCTCCTTCCTCATCGCAGGTTGGCATGCAGAGCGTGCTGAGTCCTCTTTCATGTGAGAGAGCATGATGTATATCTAAAAATCATGTGCAGCACTCTTGGTGTCTAACATGATATCAAAGCCTTGTTTAATAACGGTAGGATTGAGAGCGGGCTATTAGCTCTCCATACATGGGCATGGGCCGAATGCATGTATTGTGTCTAGGGTAAGAAGAGGTAAGAAGAGGTAAGACTCTTCTTGAAGGCTGTATCTGCTTCTCCAGTAAGCATCTCAATGCTGAGCCCTTGTGCTATAAAATGATCTAGGTTAGGTTGTAGATTCTTTATGCATTTTAATCTTGTGTGGTGCATGATATAGAAACTAGAGAGTAAAAGCCTGAAAGGGTCTGTGTCATTCAATAATTTTGCTTTCAAACACACAGTTTGCATTTGTGTTAATaatttaatgctatttttagGTTGACATTTAAGCTGATTTAGGAAACTATTTTTGAGTATTTGGGTTAAGCTTGGGttgaattttctcaatttcaacTCGATTTGGATTAGACTCGGACCAAGGTTCCCATGGTGTAGGAGCTAAATTGaatccaatttattttatatttttaaaacaacatagataatttatataattattatatatttgaaatggTTTAAAACAATTGATCagattaaattatattatgataaattttattttgttagacAGATGAGTAAATTTATCTGCTTTTTGTTATCAtcttgaaatattataattttaagtaaatcttagtaaataatatatatatgaagttaaaAAAACCATTATGGGTAAGTTTTATGATCtaattttgatcattaaaaACTATTCAATGTTGTATGACTTAACcaacttaaatttaattaagggTGTAGAATGTTTctatgaagtgtttttagtagaaatattttttttaggagtgtttttaagaaaattacctttaaagtgtttttcaaaaaaaattgtaagtgagttttttttaattatatgagtgattttttttttttaactttataaatgatttttcaaaattttacaagtgttttcaaaattttgctaaattactattttgtttttcaaaaacactttttactATTAAAAGtggttttaataatattattaaatagaGTCTTAGCTTTGAGGAAATGAAGCTGGATTGggtttgagagaaaatgaagttgGGTTGGGCTTTAGTTtgaattgagtttgagtttaaaaaatcgtctttttttttttcttcgaattaaataaaataataatttaagatgTTTTAATCTTCTAGTACcattaattttaagtcatacTTGAATTTTGAGAACTTTGAAATCTAGACAACTTTTACATTGGTTTCTATTTAAATACCGGACAAatttaaacacaaaataaaataaaataaaaatagatttaaagttagtaaattatttttatatgtttcttgtcattcattatttatttttatcattcatataagattaaataaattaaaaatatataaattcttaatttattttaattatatgatttttcttttatatttttataataaattcaacatgaaaaaaatcattttccttttccttaaataaaacttaaaaataattttacttggAATTTAGTTTAACTTTACCAAGTAGtaataaaagtaattattattCAATGTGGTTGAATTTTATTATGCattcttttttcctctctataGAAAGCATTAGATgctttgtttaataattattagatgaaataatgataattggtATTATAGTGGAATGGATGTGATGCAGAGTAATTAATCTTTAGAAACAATGTATTTTAATTCCATATTTCTTTTAGATACATGTGGCCTACTTGGCTTTGggcttattttaaaatatttatttttgaaaattttttatttattaaaaaacaaaaattttatttatgggttggattttatatttttatttaaaaagaaaaacaaaatataaaatgaaaccCTAGATGATTGAGTCCTAAAAGAAACTCAAAATGACTCCACACAAGTGTCGTTTGTACATTGTAGTATTAGAAACAGATTTAAGGATCACATTGATTAATGAAAAGGTATTAGACACTCAATTGAGCTTAAAAATAGGTTGATatctattaaataaattaagataactATAAcaatgattaatttattaaaaaaaaaaatcatctccaTTGGGTTCTTCGCATTATAAATACTTTGCTTAAAGAGGATTTCCTTTATGATGCAAATatttgggaaaataaaaaataaaaacttaactTGCCTTTTTGTTTATGAAACTCTTAAAGATGTTTGTTCTTACATTCTTTGGGTTGAGAAGGAGATTTGCATCCTCTCAAGTGTTAAGGTAAGATCCACTAAGAGTACGTGCAGTGTTGCATTGCAAAAGTGAAGTTCATAGTATGTATATGAGAGTAAGGGTTACAGATAACTTTTTCCAGTGAAATATGTGTATTGTAATTCGAATAGTATTGGATTTACGATTAAAGGTTTTTGACCCTATAGGTTATACATCCGAATGTTGTGTGagtggttttccatgtaaaaaaaatCCGCGTCCTTTACATTATTTTGCTTATTATATTTCCTTATTGAAAGAGAacattaaaagattaaaaataatcaaaatagcTAAAAAGTTGTAATCACCCATTCACTCTCCCTTTAGGTGTTACCTAAACTACACTTACAAACTTTTAGTACAcatataaataatcaaattgataaTTGGCAAAAAGTGATGAATAAGGAATACATGTCTATATGGGCAACTTGGGTTCAATCGTAAAATGGGAGGCTcaatttatacaattttatttatgaatctTTTTACGAACAAAATGCTTATAAATGAACACCATTGTCACATAGAAGAATGGATTGACCAACTGCTATAGGTATGTCTaggaagtgttttcaaaaacagttttaagaaacaatttttgaaaactattttttaatgttttgtaaaacaaaagtctgtttgagaCTCTAAAATGTCTTTAACTTGTCtgctatatttttaaatatgttttataaaaaagttttatatgttatactttatttttaattattctttatttttgtataattattttttagaacaactctcataaaacaagtgaaaacaactaaaagataaatgTTACTtgaaaataccttatttttaaGTTGCCAAAcatcttttttggtttttttttttttttttttgggaaaatagatttttttttaaaatttttaaattccaatgTGGTCTATATATCACATAAATAATTCCTAGAAATATTTGATTCACAGATTTAAAATTACATTTCCTAAatcaaaatgttattttctttaaataaaattgaatgtttaaacaaatataatcaTGTCTTTAAATCATCAAGATTatctaataatttaatatatctaaatatttttaaggtcATTTAAAATACCTATTTATAAATCAGAActcctttttcaaaaatagtaaaATCACTACTGTTATTTACAATTgaattctcatttttatttattttatttttttaatcattatttacaCTTAAATGTACCTTTGCATACATGTATTCAATGATTTTAGTGAATGAAAGTTAATAGGTTCCACAATATACatttatacatacatatattcTATTTCTCAAGTAAAATTGTATGTGTTATATATGTCCTTCAATCCATGCAACTCacgttaaaatttttattggaaATCATGAAAAGGTTCACTAAcgaaaaaatatacattttttaagaacttttaaaaGGTAATCTAGAAAGCATGCACTCTAATAGTAACACAAACAAAATTCCAAGATTatccttcactttttctctctTCCACTGTCAATTACCATAcctacccttttttttttttttttttaaaaaattgatatgacaattgaaaaaactcattattgttattttttataagaaaattgacATGTGGCAATCAACCATGccacatgattttttattttatttttaaatcatgcCTATCAATGTTTTTAAACTTGACATGTGGCCATCAACATgcaacattattttttgtttttttttttttcctttttcttcattttaccttttgacttttttattttatttttatattctgtCACTAACACattctcataaaatatttttactttcattttttttcactctttcatttttttattttaattatttatgaatactttaaatataaaagaataaaatcattaataagaaaaattaatataaaaataaatacataataaacaaatttaacttttttacttTACATATAAATTCATCTgggttttaacttttttcttgattaaaatgtttaataattttaattaaagaagataaaaacttGGTTGTGGTTCTACATTTtgatttgttaaattttttaattttttattatataaaataaaaaatatttttttcataaagaatttgtatttaatcatttatatttattttcttttaatttattaaaaattaatttttttgcatATCTTAGCATAAACCGAAGAACAATTATATTCCCTTCCCACTATAGTGGTACTTTTAACACATGtcagtattatttttattaaaaaaaagtgatacattttcttttctacaaaatcaaagaagaatGTTATATCATTCACATCTCACTCGtactattaatatattttagtgttacttttttcataaaagagtgatacctttttttttcccagaaAGTGTGGTATTCTCTTTTTTAAGAGTTATGTTGAAGGATGtgcaacaaaaattttaatttttaacaaaattaagagaaaataatataaatgattaaatacattttttttaatgaaaaatatattttattgttattttatataaataaaaagttttaaattttaacaaagCAAAATGTTAAAGGTTAAAACTACAACCAAGTTTTTGTCTTAAcccaaaaaaaagtttaaaccaCGGTCAAGTTAGATCTACaagcaaaaaaattaaaaccataatcaTCAATTCtgattttcacatgaaaattttaaaatattaaaaatgtaataaaatttataaaaaaaaaatcttgtgttttaaGAATCTAAAAAATCTTATGTTGTAAATCTCTAAATGTGttcttatgtatttatttttatattaaattttttctcattaataatttattatatattattattttatgtttaaaagattcataaataattaaaaataaataaatatgaaaatataaaattgtggaaaattttgaaattaatttttttttttgaagccaacgtattaaaaaaataaaaactgtgGAAGTATtatggaggaaaaaaagaaaaaagaaaaatcatatgacATGATTGGTTGCCAcatgtcatttaaaaaaaaaaaataatcataatggGTGATGAGTGATGTAAaagtacaaaaaagaaaaaaaaatggtgacaATTGGTGGCTGGAATATGGATGATGAGGGTTAGAGGGTAATTTTGGCATGCTAAggattttttactatttaagtGCATGTTTTGAGGGCTATTTTCCACAAAATGACTgaatttcaaaagtaaaaagtcaaagtttcaaaaaatttatttatgtttagaTAACACATTATTACATGATTATCCCAACTTTCATCCCACTTTAATCCATGCAGCCAAACATGTCTCCCATTGCCCACACCCCTATCAACTTGTTCAAGGAGCTACAATTGATAATTCCAAATACGATGTCTTCTCTGCTATTGCTAGGAAGAGACAAATTAGAAGTAGTAGTATGGTTCAAAGTCATGGTATCGGTCATTAATTTGGAAGGTCTCTTAAAGCACATTGGTCCTGGTGTCTCGATATGGTATTAGACAATgcataaagtaaaataattaaaaattgaaaaaaaattataaagatattatgtaaatttctaaaaaatagatacaattaaataaactcaaaaaattaataaagcaATATAGTTACACATTTAACATTGtttaaacaattataaaaagatATGTTGAAAGTTATTTTGGATAATGctaagaattgaaaattattttatttcaaatataatgatatttttaataaaagacaaACAATTCAATAATCAATTCCATATTGAATGACGAGGGACTTTAAAATCATCATTAGTCTTATGACGAGTATACAAATTAGGACGGTAATTCCCTTAGTGAGGATATGATTGAAAAAATTGCCCATAACTCGAATATGATGGCTAagatgattggcttgatgatTTGTAATCAAGAAAGTATTacttcagaggttgtttgggcttaacaccatattgatagtatccaaaacTTCAATAGCCAATCTTACTACTACTAAaagattgatcatatccatagTAGTTACTAGCTTGTGTTccagtatctcaatattcctctAGAGGCATCCTTGGAAATTgatcaaaatcatttctactaaaagtactAGAAGAGTTGTCATGCTCTTTAAAGTTTTGACATGATCCATCATTTACTCATTTGAAATGTTGCCTTGATCTTATACCCAAAGTTTGCAAGTGCTTGCTAGGACGGTGATAATTGGATATGTTATAatcatgccaattggaataatgATCATTATTGGAAATGTAGTTAGTATTTATAAATGCTTTCATTATTCCCATATCTTTAGTCTATATCTATGATTTGTATCTTATGTGGCATAGTTGTAGAGAAGCCTAAATCACTTTATTCCCTATGCCTGGATTAGTTTAGGTGcatgtgaaaattttctaagCCTTTAGATCCTAAGCAACGAAAGCAAAACAtgcacttttatttttattttttaacaaaatggATCTATATTAAAATACAATAGAATATAATGCCTTGATTtcgatgttcccaaatcaaatccatgtGGTGAAGTTTGTTGGGACACTGAGTCTTGTTtg is from Vitis riparia cultivar Riparia Gloire de Montpellier isolate 1030 chromosome 10, EGFV_Vit.rip_1.0, whole genome shotgun sequence and encodes:
- the LOC117923943 gene encoding transcription factor SRM1 isoform X1; its protein translation is MTGDEVSDSSLWSREQNKAFENALATYPEDLSDRWEKIAADVPGKTLEEVKHHYELLVEDVTQIESGSVPLPCYNSSSEGSSSHVGDEAVGKKGSHFSNSESNHGGKASRSDQERRKGVAWTEDEHRLFLLGLDKYGKGDWRSISRNFVVTRTPTQVASHAQKYFIRLNSMNKDRRRSSIHDITSVGNGDISAPQGPITGQTNGSASGASSGKSTKPTPQPPAGPPPGVGMYGSTTIGQPIGGPLVSAVGTPVNLSAPPHMAYGVRAPVPGAVVPGAPMNMGPMTYPMPHTSAHRNPDAFVWNEPSLPW
- the LOC117923943 gene encoding transcription factor SRM1 isoform X2, encoding MTGDEVSDSSLWSREQNKAFENALATYPEDLSDRWEKIAADVPGKTLEEVKHHYELLVEDVTQIESGSVPLPCYNSSSEGSSSHVGDEAVGKKGSHFSNSESNHGGKASRSDQERRKGVAWTEDEHRLFLLGLDKYGKGDWRSISRNFVVTRTPTQVASHAQKYFIRLNSMNKDRRRSSIHDITSVGNGDISAPQGPITGQTNGSASGASSGKSTKPTPQPPAGPPPGVGMYGSTTIGQPIGGPLVSAVGTPVNLSAPPHMAYGVRAPVPGAVVPGAPMNMGPMTYPMPHTSAHR